The proteins below come from a single Euleptes europaea isolate rEulEur1 chromosome 5, rEulEur1.hap1, whole genome shotgun sequence genomic window:
- the LEKR1 gene encoding protein LEKR1 — MGYYKELFTKASKEVQDYQRELQKLESDIGRSESRFSNILKEQEQSLLACQQVCKRLQEEVVEKEREEGGLKKRTSHLESELETIKNHLRQREEEVVMLKQERESHQSRMKQLQETFRQKVTKEKNWQEKIEADREKEEAHHKEEILRIKEEARMELDIEKQKHQELTAKYQRDQDELLHKKVPLLIHSAINNLKMEMETLEKELHEAQTKLTEKNKEEEEERRSLEKQVAYYEVKLSEEQNTHLAVTEDMTEEIKKKSHELEKITHQQSQLIQNLHQVQEENALLQDTVRRECEERYELTEALGHAREQVAELKKLGGNFPLSQCSLSQGSLTSCAGLVNGHGPKSSNRGRGRTPPGLCGVSRTTKVPSCCWYKSSSHPSGPGLPALQPPSGRVSSLDESRRRMAAAITRQLSQQ; from the exons attCAGTAATATTCTGAAAGAACAAGAACAATCTTTGCTTGCCTGCCAACAAGTATGCAAACGGTTACAGGAAGAAGTGGttgagaaagaaagggaagaaggaggtCTGAAAAAAAGAACCAGCCATTTGGAGAGTGAACTGGAAACAATTAAGAATCATCTCAGGCAGCGAGAGGAAGAAGTGGTAATGCTTAAGCAAGAAAG GGAGTCCCATCAGAGCAGAATGAAGCAGCTACAGGAAACATTCAGGCAGAAGGTGACGAAGGAAAAGAACTGGCAGGAAAAG ATTGAAGCTGATCgagaaaaagaagaagcccaTCACAAAGAAGAGATTCTGAGAATCAAGGAAGAAGCTAGAATGGAATTAGACATCGAGAAACAAAAGCATCAGGAATTGACAGCAAAATATCAGAGAGATCAGGATGAGCTGCTACACAAAAAG GTACCTTTATTAATACACAGTGCTATTAATAATCtgaaaatggaaatggaaaccCTTGAAAAGGAGCTCCATGAAGCCCAGACCAAACTCACAGAGAAaaacaaagaggaagaagaagagcggcGAAGCCTTGAAAAGCAGGTGGCATACTATGAGGTCAAGCTATCAGAAGAGCAGAATACCCATCTTGCAGTCACAGAAGACATGacagaagaaataaaaaagaagtcCCACGAGCTGGAGAAGATAACCCACCAGCAATCGCAGTTGATCCAGAATTTGCATCAAGTTCAAGAAGAG AACGCTCTTCTCCAGGACACGGTGCGCAGGGAGTGTGAGGAACGCTATGAGCTCACCGAAGCTTTGGGCCATGCCAGGGAACAAGTCGCGGAGCTCAAGAAGCTCGGTGGGAATTTCCCACTGTCACAGTGTTCCCTCAGTCAGGGCAGCCTCACCTCCTGCGCTGGGCTGGTCAATGGCCACGGTCCGAAAAGCTCAAATCGTGGGAGAGGGAGGACGCCCCCGGGACTCTGCGGCGTTTCGAGAACCACCAAAGTACCATCCTGCTGTTGGTACAAGAGCAGCAGCCACCCAAGTGGGCCTGGCCTTCCCGCACTGCAGCCGCCTAGCGGAAGAGTATCTTCTCTAGATGAATCCAGGAGGAGGATGGCGGCGGCTATAACAAGGCAGCTGAGTCAGCAGTGA